From the genome of Tepidimicrobium xylanilyticum, one region includes:
- a CDS encoding MIP/aquaporin family protein — MSNMGMYFGEFFGTMLLILLGDGVVANVVLKDSKGNNSGWIVITTAWGLAVAVAAYTTGWVSGAHLNPALTIGFAAIGNISWSLVPGYIVAQLLGAFVGAVLVYLTYKDHFAATEDKDAKLGVFCTAPAIRNKVSNMITEIIGTAMLAIGILGINHMNNGVGALSALLAGFLVWSIGLSLGGPTGYAINPARDLGPRIAHAILPISGKRDSDWGYALIPVIGPVIGGVLGAYVYQLFLSLWV; from the coding sequence ATGTCTAATATGGGTATGTATTTTGGTGAATTTTTTGGTACAATGTTACTAATCCTCTTGGGGGATGGAGTAGTTGCAAATGTTGTATTAAAGGATTCGAAAGGGAATAATTCAGGCTGGATCGTAATAACTACAGCTTGGGGCTTGGCAGTTGCAGTAGCAGCTTATACTACTGGTTGGGTTAGTGGAGCTCACCTTAATCCGGCTTTAACTATAGGCTTTGCTGCAATTGGGAACATTTCTTGGTCTTTAGTTCCAGGATACATAGTAGCACAACTGTTAGGGGCTTTTGTTGGTGCTGTTTTAGTATATTTAACCTATAAAGACCATTTCGCAGCTACTGAAGATAAGGATGCAAAACTTGGAGTTTTTTGTACTGCTCCAGCTATTAGAAACAAGGTATCCAATATGATTACCGAGATAATAGGAACTGCTATGTTAGCAATTGGAATTTTAGGTATTAATCATATGAATAATGGGGTAGGAGCTTTGTCAGCTTTATTAGCGGGTTTTTTAGTGTGGAGCATAGGTTTAAGCTTAGGTGGGCCTACAGGCTATGCTATTAATCCTGCTAGAGATTTAGGACCAAGAATTGCCCATGCAATACTTCCTATATCAGGAAAAAGGGATTCAGACTGGGGCTATGCACTGATTCCAGTAATTGGACCAGTAATTGGTGGAGTATTGGGGGCTTATGTATATCAACTATTTTTAAGCCTATGGGTATAA
- the glpK gene encoding glycerol kinase GlpK gives MDKKYIIALDQGTTSSRAIIFNHDGEIVQVAQSEFTQYYPKPGWVEHDPMEIWGTQSGVLRQVLETAGIRPHEIAAIGITNQRETTVVWDKNTGKPIYNAIVWQCRRTANICDELKARGLEDYVRENTGLVIDAYFSGTKIKWILDNVEGAREKAERGELLFGNIDTWLIWNLTRGKVHITDYSNASRTMIFNIKDLKWDERLLKELGIPASMLPEVRPSSEIYGVTDPQTLGGAQIPIAGIAGDQQAALFGQACFQPGMAKNTYGTGCFMLMNTGEEAVTSKNGLLTTIAWGVDGKVEYALEGSIFVAGAVVQWLRDELKLIHDAKDSEYFATQVKDNNGVYLVPAFVGLGAPYWDMYARGTIVGLTRGANRNHIIRAALESIAYQTRDVLEAMQEDSGIDLQALRVDGGAVANDFLMQFQSDILGVPVHRPEVIETTALGAAYLAGLAVGFWSNKDEISKRWNVNKVFEAEMDEEERERLYRGWKKAVERAHKWEEE, from the coding sequence TTGGATAAGAAATATATAATTGCTTTAGACCAAGGTACTACCAGTTCTAGAGCAATAATATTTAATCATGATGGGGAAATAGTTCAAGTTGCTCAAAGTGAGTTTACTCAATATTATCCAAAACCGGGATGGGTAGAACACGATCCAATGGAGATATGGGGAACCCAGTCTGGAGTTTTAAGGCAAGTATTGGAAACTGCAGGTATCAGACCACATGAGATCGCTGCCATCGGAATTACAAATCAAAGGGAGACAACGGTTGTATGGGATAAAAATACTGGAAAGCCCATATATAATGCAATAGTTTGGCAATGTAGAAGGACAGCTAATATTTGTGATGAGTTGAAAGCAAGGGGATTAGAGGATTATGTAAGAGAAAATACGGGCCTTGTTATTGATGCATACTTTTCTGGAACCAAGATTAAATGGATTTTGGATAATGTAGAAGGGGCAAGGGAAAAAGCGGAAAGAGGAGAACTCTTATTTGGAAATATTGATACTTGGCTTATTTGGAACTTGACTAGGGGGAAAGTTCATATAACGGACTATAGCAATGCTTCAAGAACTATGATTTTCAATATAAAGGATCTTAAATGGGATGAAAGACTTTTGAAAGAGTTAGGAATACCAGCTTCTATGTTACCAGAAGTTAGACCTTCCAGTGAAATCTATGGGGTTACAGATCCTCAAACATTAGGTGGTGCTCAAATTCCAATAGCTGGTATAGCTGGAGACCAGCAAGCAGCTCTATTTGGGCAAGCATGTTTCCAACCGGGAATGGCTAAAAACACTTACGGAACTGGATGCTTTATGTTGATGAATACAGGAGAAGAGGCGGTAACCTCTAAGAATGGTCTCTTAACTACTATTGCTTGGGGTGTGGACGGAAAGGTAGAATATGCTTTAGAAGGAAGTATATTTGTAGCCGGGGCTGTGGTTCAGTGGTTAAGAGATGAACTTAAGTTAATACATGATGCCAAGGATAGCGAATATTTTGCAACACAGGTGAAGGATAATAACGGAGTTTACCTAGTACCTGCTTTTGTGGGATTGGGAGCTCCTTATTGGGATATGTATGCAAGAGGAACAATAGTAGGTTTAACTAGAGGAGCAAATAGAAATCATATTATAAGAGCTGCCTTAGAATCCATTGCTTATCAAACAAGGGATGTTTTAGAAGCAATGCAGGAGGATTCAGGAATAGACTTACAAGCATTAAGAGTAGATGGTGGAGCAGTAGCCAATGATTTTCTAATGCAATTTCAATCTGATATATTAGGAGTTCCAGTTCATAGGCCTGAGGTAATAGAAACCACTGCTTTAGGCGCAGCATATTTAGCAGGATTAGCTGTAGGATTCTGGTCTAATAAAGATGAAATTTCGAAGAGATGGAATGTAAATAAAGTATTTGAAGCAGAAATGGATGAAGAAGAAAGAGAAAGATTGTATAGAGGATGGAAGAAAGCTGTTGAAAGGGCTCATAAATGGGAAGAAGAATAG
- a CDS encoding YeeE/YedE family protein, translating to MDKGTTTLGPSKIQSEISLKKAEIILGFMGVFSVLILGKFLLKNQMIYFRLVIGTALGYTLTRAYTGFAGSVNRAFNTGSTKLMRTLMFMFFLTLLSTTAFLYTSEDLTAYNLNINPINLGLILGGILFGFGMSFSSCCASGVLTDLVTGLPRAIITLIFFGLGVFLGFPIQNGATWVTESWVTSPVGQLFKGGVFLPDLFKWDGFGGYLGALVLTGIFCGIVVHLSHLYEKRRKEQGTYIGHPMEKLQDSLEKKDYSYSKLISAETYEKVFVKPWTLKQGAVVLCLLFTLLMGVTKSGWGVSTPLGLWFGKALVVFGISPESLASFTKQSPEFFTVPFFEHGSSVQNFGIVVGTAIYLLTAGKFRTTFVSELKISKKEALLFALGGITMGLGTRMANGCNAGALYTSIAHFSLSGWLFLIFMVIGGTIGNICAKRWNKN from the coding sequence ATGGATAAGGGCACTACAACTTTGGGTCCTTCAAAAATTCAATCTGAGATTAGTTTGAAGAAAGCGGAGATCATATTAGGTTTTATGGGTGTTTTTTCAGTACTAATTCTAGGAAAGTTTTTACTAAAAAACCAAATGATATATTTTAGGCTTGTCATTGGCACTGCTTTAGGGTATACTTTGACAAGAGCTTATACTGGCTTTGCTGGCAGTGTAAATCGGGCTTTTAATACTGGTTCTACCAAGTTAATGAGAACTCTAATGTTTATGTTTTTCCTTACCCTTTTATCTACTACAGCTTTTTTATACACATCTGAAGATTTGACAGCTTATAATTTAAACATAAATCCCATTAATTTAGGCCTGATACTAGGTGGAATATTATTTGGATTTGGAATGTCCTTTTCTTCGTGTTGTGCTAGCGGAGTATTAACAGATCTAGTAACTGGGTTACCAAGAGCTATTATCACCTTAATATTTTTTGGATTAGGTGTGTTTTTAGGATTTCCCATTCAAAATGGTGCAACCTGGGTTACTGAATCATGGGTAACATCGCCAGTTGGACAATTGTTTAAAGGTGGTGTTTTTCTACCAGATTTATTTAAATGGGATGGCTTTGGAGGCTATTTAGGAGCATTGGTCCTAACTGGTATATTCTGTGGTATAGTAGTCCACTTATCCCATCTATATGAAAAAAGGAGAAAAGAACAAGGTACCTATATAGGCCATCCAATGGAAAAGTTACAAGATTCTTTGGAAAAAAAAGATTATTCCTATTCCAAGCTAATTAGTGCTGAAACCTATGAAAAGGTTTTTGTAAAACCTTGGACCTTAAAACAGGGAGCAGTAGTTTTATGCTTGCTATTTACATTGCTAATGGGAGTAACCAAATCCGGTTGGGGTGTTTCTACACCTCTTGGGCTGTGGTTTGGAAAAGCATTAGTGGTATTTGGTATATCACCCGAATCCCTTGCTTCATTTACTAAGCAATCTCCTGAATTTTTCACAGTACCATTTTTTGAGCATGGATCTTCAGTGCAAAATTTTGGAATAGTAGTTGGTACAGCAATTTATCTATTGACTGCTGGAAAGTTTAGAACTACATTTGTTTCTGAGTTAAAGATTAGTAAAAAAGAAGCACTGCTCTTTGCTTTAGGTGGAATAACCATGGGCTTGGGAACCCGTATGGCAAATGGTTGTAATGCAGGAGCATTATATACATCAATTGCTCATTTCTCGCTTTCAGGGTGGTTATTTTTAATATTTATGGTTATAGGAGGAACTATAGGCAATATCTGTGCTAAAAGGTGGAATAAAAATTAA
- a CDS encoding FAD-dependent oxidoreductase translates to MSKRILVVGGVAGGASAATRLRRLDESAEIIIFEKGPHVSFSNCSLPFYLSGIVEDMESLVLMDPETFKAQYNIEVRVNNEVIKINRSKKTILVKDLSTGREYEEHYDKLVLSPGASPIRPNSIEGIYNQNVFTVRDVVDIDNLKTYIKEKSIKDVAVIGGGFIGLEVAENLRLAGMNISLIEALDQVMAPFDYDMVQILHKEIMDHGIDLILSDGVKKIGKDYVELQSGKIVKAEALVMAIGVRPETKLAEEAGLEIGETGGIKVDRNYRTSDKDIYAVGDAIEVYNRLTKKPTRLALAGPAQRQARAAADHIYNIPVRNNGVIGSSVIKLFALNAACTGLNEKQAKAAGIIYDYVYIIPQDKVGLMPNSSPMHFKLLFEVPTGRILGAQAIGRGNVDKRIDVIATLIMMNGTLEDLKELELCYAPMFGTARDVVNHAAMVGLNILNGVFKQVPVTKVRDLVENNAHIIDVREKYEYEAGHLINAVNIPLSQLRQRVDEIPTDRPVYLHCRSSQRSYNAIMALQHMGFDNLYNISGSFLGISYYEYFNDHVTGRNKILTEYNFK, encoded by the coding sequence ATGAGTAAAAGAATTTTAGTAGTGGGGGGAGTTGCAGGAGGTGCTTCTGCAGCTACTAGATTAAGAAGATTAGATGAATCGGCGGAGATTATAATTTTTGAAAAGGGACCTCATGTATCCTTTTCTAATTGCTCACTGCCCTTTTATTTAAGTGGAATTGTGGAAGATATGGAATCTTTGGTGTTGATGGATCCAGAAACTTTTAAAGCACAGTATAATATTGAAGTTAGAGTAAATAATGAAGTTATTAAAATTAACAGAAGTAAAAAAACCATTTTAGTAAAGGATTTAAGCACAGGAAGAGAATATGAGGAACACTATGATAAATTAGTCCTCTCACCAGGGGCAAGTCCAATTCGTCCAAATAGTATTGAAGGCATTTACAACCAAAATGTGTTTACAGTAAGAGATGTAGTAGATATAGATAATTTAAAGACATATATAAAGGAGAAAAGTATTAAGGACGTAGCAGTAATAGGTGGAGGTTTTATAGGGCTAGAAGTAGCAGAGAATTTACGCTTGGCTGGTATGAACATTTCCCTAATAGAAGCTTTAGACCAAGTTATGGCACCTTTCGATTATGATATGGTTCAGATATTACATAAGGAAATAATGGATCATGGGATAGATTTAATACTTAGTGATGGTGTTAAAAAAATTGGAAAAGATTATGTAGAATTGCAATCTGGCAAAATAGTGAAGGCTGAAGCTTTAGTTATGGCCATAGGAGTAAGACCTGAAACTAAATTGGCTGAGGAAGCTGGTCTTGAGATTGGAGAAACAGGTGGAATCAAAGTTGACCGCAATTATAGAACTAGCGATAAGGATATCTATGCAGTGGGGGATGCTATTGAAGTATATAATAGGTTAACTAAAAAACCTACAAGACTTGCTCTTGCAGGACCTGCCCAGAGACAGGCGAGAGCTGCTGCAGATCATATATACAATATACCTGTAAGAAACAATGGAGTAATTGGTTCTTCAGTTATAAAATTATTTGCTTTGAATGCAGCTTGTACAGGACTTAACGAAAAGCAAGCAAAAGCTGCTGGCATAATCTACGACTATGTATATATAATTCCACAGGATAAGGTAGGATTAATGCCAAATAGTAGTCCTATGCATTTTAAACTGTTGTTTGAAGTTCCAACAGGGAGGATATTAGGAGCTCAAGCTATAGGAAGGGGAAATGTAGATAAGAGAATAGATGTAATTGCGACTTTAATTATGATGAATGGAACCTTAGAGGATTTAAAGGAATTGGAACTATGCTACGCACCAATGTTTGGTACTGCAAGAGATGTTGTAAACCATGCAGCCATGGTAGGATTAAATATATTAAATGGCGTTTTTAAGCAAGTTCCAGTTACCAAAGTTAGGGATTTGGTAGAAAATAATGCCCATATTATTGATGTAAGGGAAAAGTATGAATACGAAGCAGGCCATCTAATTAATGCTGTTAATATACCTTTAAGCCAACTAAGACAGAGAGTTGATGAAATTCCTACAGATAGACCTGTGTATTTACATTGTCGTTCAAGTCAAAGAAGCTATAATGCGATAATGGCATTGCAACATATGGGATTTGACAATCTATACAATATATCTGGTTCTTTCTTAGGCATATCCTACTATGAATACTTCAATGACCACGTTACTGGAAGAAATAAAATATTAACGGAATATAATTTTAAATAA
- a CDS encoding APC family permease, with the protein MEKKRENKLNPVDILSLALGSIIGWGSFTLPGTKFLPESGVINTAIGLTLGGLAVVFVQIGYRVMMKNHLKDGGEFSYTYENMGKLNGFIVGWSLILCYLSLVPLNATAFVLVIKRLFGSSVEKIYLYHVAGHPVYLSEILVASFVILLFAYINIKGVKTSARTQNIMVLFLVINVIVVLSVMIFKANRTIFVENYIRETKIDLGEISRVLAIAPFLFVGFDVIPQVSTELNFKPGKAVTMGIISIFSGIFIYNSLNIITSLAYGPEDVLKQEWALGTAVLSNLGIIGFILLTIALISAVVTGINGFMLGSSKLIGALSTYKLFPEKYNKKNKAGVNENAIKFVSLVGLIAPFIGRQVILYIVDMSSLLAALVYLYVCYISYRIGKNKAEKYLSLIGAIVSTLFIGLLIIPTSPARLSFPSIVFMFIWVIAGVFYYRKCNTKYKPAKDI; encoded by the coding sequence ATGGAAAAGAAAAGGGAAAATAAACTAAATCCAGTAGATATATTGAGCCTGGCTTTAGGTTCCATTATAGGGTGGGGTTCGTTTACCCTACCCGGGACTAAATTTCTTCCTGAATCGGGAGTCATAAATACGGCCATTGGGTTAACCTTAGGAGGGTTAGCTGTAGTTTTTGTCCAAATAGGTTATAGGGTTATGATGAAAAATCACCTTAAAGATGGCGGGGAATTCTCCTATACTTACGAAAATATGGGGAAATTAAATGGATTCATAGTAGGTTGGAGTTTGATATTATGCTATTTAAGTCTAGTGCCATTAAATGCAACGGCTTTTGTACTCGTTATAAAAAGGCTCTTTGGATCTTCTGTGGAAAAGATATATTTATATCATGTAGCAGGACATCCCGTATATTTGTCTGAAATATTGGTTGCAAGCTTTGTAATATTACTATTTGCCTATATCAATATAAAGGGAGTAAAAACTAGTGCTAGAACCCAAAACATAATGGTATTATTCTTAGTTATAAATGTGATAGTAGTACTTTCAGTCATGATTTTTAAAGCCAATAGGACAATATTTGTCGAAAATTATATACGTGAAACTAAAATAGATCTTGGTGAAATTTCAAGGGTATTAGCCATAGCTCCATTTCTATTCGTAGGATTTGATGTTATACCCCAAGTGAGTACAGAACTAAATTTTAAGCCTGGAAAAGCTGTAACTATGGGGATTATATCCATTTTTTCAGGAATATTTATATATAATTCTTTGAACATAATCACTTCACTTGCTTATGGGCCAGAAGATGTGCTAAAACAAGAGTGGGCTCTTGGTACAGCGGTTTTAAGCAATTTAGGTATCATAGGATTCATATTATTGACCATTGCTTTAATATCAGCAGTAGTTACCGGAATCAATGGATTTATGTTAGGAAGTTCTAAGCTAATTGGCGCTTTATCCACATATAAATTGTTCCCTGAAAAGTATAATAAGAAAAATAAAGCTGGAGTAAATGAAAATGCAATTAAATTTGTTAGCCTTGTAGGTTTAATCGCACCCTTTATTGGAAGACAGGTAATATTATATATAGTTGATATGTCATCATTATTGGCTGCTTTGGTATACCTATATGTATGTTACATAAGTTATAGGATTGGTAAAAACAAGGCAGAAAAGTATCTGTCATTAATAGGTGCAATTGTAAGCACTTTATTCATTGGACTTTTGATAATTCCGACTTCTCCAGCTAGACTTAGCTTCCCATCGATTGTATTCATGTTCATATGGGTTATTGCAGGAGTTTTCTATTATAGGAAATGTAATACAAAATATAAACCAGCAAAAGATATATAA
- a CDS encoding LysR family transcriptional regulator has product MNIEYLDYFCKVAIAGSISKAAKESHISQSALSQQILKLEEILGTKLLERSNKGVELTDKGIIAFKYADNIIRTYNAMLKELKLADENERNIKIEACWSIATYSLPCVMYEIKNQFGNYSYELNPNELDLIEQNVLNNICDIGVIYNKPKSLNLSYYKIGKDKIVLVAPKNYEIEDEIDFEELVKHPFILLNDKLHVIDSINEKLNIIGLKIEDLNILYNSDSAESVKSSVLNGFGIGFLPYTSIKKELYNEQLKEINIRDYSIEYDMYLIYNNNIKGNEVLYNFIEYFKKIAKKSLC; this is encoded by the coding sequence GTGAATATAGAATACTTAGATTATTTCTGCAAGGTGGCTATTGCAGGGAGCATATCTAAAGCAGCTAAAGAATCTCATATTTCGCAATCTGCTTTAAGTCAACAGATTTTAAAGTTGGAGGAAATATTAGGAACTAAATTATTGGAAAGAAGCAATAAGGGCGTCGAATTAACCGATAAAGGGATTATCGCTTTTAAATATGCAGATAATATTATCAGAACATATAATGCAATGCTTAAAGAGCTTAAACTTGCTGATGAGAATGAAAGGAATATAAAAATAGAAGCTTGTTGGTCTATAGCTACATATTCTTTACCCTGTGTTATGTATGAAATTAAAAATCAATTTGGCAATTACAGCTATGAATTAAACCCAAATGAATTAGATCTAATTGAACAAAATGTCTTAAACAATATATGTGATATTGGGGTAATATACAATAAGCCTAAAAGCTTAAATCTATCGTATTATAAGATAGGTAAGGACAAGATTGTATTAGTAGCTCCTAAGAATTATGAAATTGAAGATGAAATAGATTTTGAAGAATTGGTAAAGCATCCATTTATTCTATTAAATGATAAACTTCACGTTATTGATTCCATTAATGAAAAGTTAAATATTATAGGTTTAAAAATAGAAGATTTAAATATTTTGTATAATAGTGATTCTGCGGAATCTGTAAAATCCTCAGTCTTAAATGGATTTGGCATAGGCTTTTTACCTTATACTTCTATAAAAAAAGAGCTATATAATGAGCAATTAAAAGAAATAAATATTAGAGATTACTCTATTGAGTATGATATGTATCTAATATATAATAACAATATAAAAGGAAATGAAGTATTATATAATTTTATTGAATATTTTAAGAAAATCGCTAAAAAGAGTTTATGCTAA
- a CDS encoding sulfurtransferase TusA family protein: MKTVDCLGDMCPIPIIKTRKALKKTEPGETIKVITDHSCVLEAIKSNFKKCNITHEEVINGIWEISITKN, from the coding sequence ATGAAAACAGTAGATTGTCTTGGCGATATGTGCCCTATTCCCATTATAAAAACTAGAAAAGCTCTAAAGAAAACTGAGCCAGGAGAGACCATTAAAGTAATAACAGACCATAGCTGTGTATTAGAAGCCATAAAAAGCAACTTTAAAAAATGCAATATAACACATGAGGAAGTCATAAATGGAATTTGGGAAATATCCATTACAAAAAATTAG
- the cysK gene encoding cysteine synthase A — MIANSIYKTIGRTPLVKINHMTTAEMAEVWVKVEGFNPAGSVKDRPAFYMIKDAEERGILKKGSTIIEPTSGNTGIALAMIGAAKGYKVIIVMPDTMSMERRKLMAAYGAELILTEGKYGMKGSVELAKKLASREGYFMPNQFGNINNVIAHYETTGIEILEDTKGNIDAFVVGVGTGGTITGVGRRLKENNTDILIVAVEPSKSPILSGGNPSSHGIQGIGANFIPEILDRNIIDEIITVDDKDAFIQSRRLGKEEGIFCGISSGANIHAAITIAKRLGKGKKVVTVLPDTGERYLSTALFNEE, encoded by the coding sequence ATGATAGCTAACAGTATTTATAAAACAATCGGCAGAACACCTTTAGTAAAAATAAATCATATGACAACTGCAGAAATGGCAGAGGTTTGGGTAAAAGTAGAGGGCTTCAATCCAGCTGGGAGTGTAAAGGATAGACCAGCCTTTTATATGATTAAGGATGCAGAGGAAAGGGGTATATTAAAAAAAGGAAGTACAATTATCGAGCCTACCAGCGGTAATACTGGGATTGCTCTTGCCATGATAGGAGCTGCAAAAGGCTATAAGGTTATAATTGTAATGCCCGATACCATGAGCATGGAGAGGCGAAAGCTTATGGCGGCTTATGGAGCTGAATTAATATTAACGGAAGGCAAGTATGGAATGAAGGGGTCAGTAGAATTGGCTAAGAAACTGGCTAGTAGAGAAGGTTATTTTATGCCAAATCAATTTGGGAACATAAACAACGTAATAGCCCATTATGAAACAACAGGCATAGAGATACTAGAAGATACAAAAGGTAATATCGATGCTTTTGTAGTAGGAGTAGGAACTGGTGGAACTATAACTGGAGTAGGAAGGAGATTAAAGGAAAATAATACTGACATATTAATTGTTGCTGTAGAGCCAAGCAAATCGCCAATTCTATCAGGTGGAAATCCAAGTAGTCATGGTATTCAAGGGATAGGAGCAAACTTCATTCCAGAAATATTAGACAGAAATATAATTGATGAAATAATCACTGTAGACGATAAGGATGCATTCATTCAATCTAGGAGATTGGGTAAAGAAGAAGGAATTTTCTGTGGTATATCATCGGGAGCTAATATCCATGCTGCAATTACTATAGCTAAAAGATTAGGAAAAGGTAAAAAGGTAGTAACAGTATTACCAGATACAGGTGAAAGATATCTTTCAACTGCTTTATTTAATGAGGAGTGA
- the epsC gene encoding serine O-acetyltransferase EpsC, which produces MLKYILEEAKNIKEKDPAAKSLVEAIFCYPGLKALVYHRIAHRFYKKGRFLLARIISQRARRITGIEIHPGAKIGKRLFIDHGMGVVIGETAEIGDNVTIYHGVTLGGIGGEPGKKRHPTVEDNVMIGAGAKILGPITIGRGAKIGANAVILEDVPPYSTVVGVPGRIVKYNKRDYLMYVI; this is translated from the coding sequence ATGTTAAAATATATTTTAGAGGAAGCAAAAAATATAAAAGAAAAAGACCCAGCTGCAAAAAGCTTGGTAGAAGCGATTTTTTGCTATCCTGGTTTAAAAGCTTTAGTTTATCATAGGATAGCACATAGATTTTATAAAAAAGGGAGATTTCTATTGGCTAGGATTATATCCCAAAGAGCAAGGAGGATTACAGGAATTGAAATTCATCCCGGTGCTAAGATTGGAAAAAGGTTATTTATAGACCATGGAATGGGAGTAGTTATAGGTGAAACTGCTGAGATAGGAGATAATGTAACAATTTATCATGGGGTGACTTTGGGAGGTATTGGCGGAGAACCTGGAAAGAAGCGCCATCCTACCGTTGAAGATAATGTAATGATAGGGGCTGGAGCCAAAATATTAGGCCCTATAACCATAGGCAGAGGAGCTAAGATTGGAGCTAATGCAGTAATATTAGAGGATGTGCCCCCATATTCAACTGTTGTGGGGGTACCTGGAAGAATAGTGAAATATAATAAAAGAGACTATTTAATGTATGTAATTTAA
- the trpS gene encoding tryptophan--tRNA ligase — translation MEKKVVFSGVQPSGGLTIGNYIGAIKNWLSLQDDYDCYYSIVDLHAITVPQVPKDLRKNTLEVLAIYLACGLDPEKSTIFIQSHVPAHAELAWVLNTISYMGQLSRMTQYKEKSKKSEENLNAGLFTYPVLMAADILLYQTDLVPVGEDQKQHIELARDLAERFNNRYSPTFKVPEPLIKKEGARIMSLQDPESKMSKSDENENGYILILDKPDVIRRKIKRAVTDSIGEVKYNDEQLGIKNLITIYSVFSGDSIKDVENRYEGIGYGKFKEDLAEVIIEGLRPIQKKYEDLMNNKEFLEKIYREGAERASLVANKTLRKVYKKVGFI, via the coding sequence ATGGAGAAGAAAGTTGTATTTAGCGGTGTTCAGCCTTCAGGCGGACTTACAATAGGAAATTATATAGGAGCTATAAAGAATTGGCTTTCATTACAAGATGATTATGACTGTTATTATTCCATAGTAGATTTACATGCCATAACCGTTCCTCAAGTACCAAAGGATTTGAGAAAGAATACTTTGGAAGTATTAGCCATATATTTAGCTTGTGGACTTGATCCAGAAAAATCGACTATTTTCATCCAATCCCATGTGCCTGCCCATGCGGAGTTGGCTTGGGTATTAAATACTATATCCTACATGGGACAACTAAGTAGGATGACCCAGTATAAAGAAAAATCAAAAAAATCGGAAGAAAATCTTAATGCAGGTCTATTTACTTACCCGGTATTGATGGCTGCAGATATCTTATTATATCAAACTGATTTAGTACCTGTGGGAGAAGATCAAAAGCAGCATATAGAATTGGCTAGGGATTTGGCGGAAAGGTTTAACAACAGGTATAGCCCAACTTTTAAAGTGCCAGAACCTTTAATTAAAAAGGAAGGTGCAAGGATTATGAGCCTGCAAGATCCAGAAAGTAAAATGTCTAAGTCAGATGAAAATGAAAATGGCTATATTTTAATATTAGATAAACCCGATGTCATAAGAAGGAAAATAAAAAGGGCAGTAACTGATTCCATTGGAGAAGTAAAATACAACGATGAGCAGTTGGGGATAAAGAATTTAATAACCATCTATAGCGTTTTTTCTGGGGATTCCATTAAAGATGTTGAAAATAGATATGAAGGAATTGGGTATGGAAAGTTTAAGGAAGATTTAGCCGAAGTGATTATAGAAGGTCTTAGGCCTATTCAAAAAAAATATGAAGACTTAATGAATAACAAAGAATTCTTGGAAAAGATATATAGAGAAGGAGCGGAAAGAGCAAGCTTAGTAGCAAATAAGACGTTAAGAAAAGTATATAAGAAAGTGGGATTTATATAA